From the genome of Nocardia sp. NBC_01503, one region includes:
- a CDS encoding nitroreductase/quinone reductase family protein produces MALTLGSINRSMNGVVVALTEAPVIGALMRRGFVVVTYTGRRSGKTFSTPVFYQRSGDKVTIGVAMPDSKQWWRNFLGEGGPISLHLNGVDRSGHATAARDAKGRVSVRVRLDPAI; encoded by the coding sequence ATGGCACTCACTTTGGGCTCGATCAACCGGAGCATGAACGGCGTGGTCGTCGCGCTCACCGAGGCGCCGGTCATCGGTGCGCTGATGCGGCGCGGTTTCGTGGTGGTGACCTATACCGGCCGCCGCTCCGGCAAGACCTTCAGTACCCCGGTGTTCTATCAGCGCTCCGGTGACAAGGTGACCATCGGTGTCGCCATGCCGGACAGTAAGCAATGGTGGCGCAACTTCCTGGGCGAGGGCGGTCCGATCTCGTTGCATCTCAATGGGGTCGACCGGAGTGGGCATGCCACGGCAGCGCGGGATGCGAAGGGGCGGGTGAGCGTTCGGGTGCGATTGGACCCGGCGATCTGA
- a CDS encoding MFS transporter, giving the protein MRDLPETTRATKTTAPYRISRSSAFWLLSTALALLLFASAAPSPMYPVYQQMWHFSPLVSTGVYAVNTLALLVTLLFAGSLSDHIGRRPVLIAAVLLELAGTLTFAEAHSVT; this is encoded by the coding sequence ATGCGGGACCTTCCCGAAACGACCCGCGCCACGAAAACCACAGCGCCCTACCGGATCTCGCGATCCTCGGCGTTCTGGCTGCTGTCCACGGCGCTGGCGCTGCTGCTCTTCGCCTCCGCCGCGCCCTCGCCCATGTATCCGGTGTACCAGCAGATGTGGCACTTCTCGCCGCTGGTCTCGACGGGCGTATACGCGGTCAATACCCTCGCACTGCTGGTGACACTGCTGTTCGCCGGATCACTCTCGGACCATATCGGGCGGCGACCCGTGCTCATCGCCGCCGTCCTGCTGGAGCTGGCGGGGACCCTGACCTTCGCCGAAGCACACTCGGTGACTTGA
- a CDS encoding zinc-binding dehydrogenase, translating into MVERIQAIRRMAPGGHLAWYGNVGGAAELRLSDFFGHARGWNAHIVGFISPVPEETLGEDLGILADLVADGRLRPHIGRTDDWIRTPEAFVALADRSLRGKAVLTLGH; encoded by the coding sequence TTGGTCGAACGGATTCAGGCGATTCGGCGGATGGCCCCGGGCGGTCACCTGGCCTGGTACGGCAATGTCGGTGGGGCGGCGGAGCTGCGGCTTTCGGATTTCTTCGGCCATGCCCGGGGTTGGAATGCCCATATCGTGGGCTTCATCAGCCCGGTGCCGGAGGAGACGCTGGGGGAGGATCTCGGCATTCTCGCCGATCTGGTGGCGGATGGCCGGCTGCGCCCGCATATCGGGCGAACCGACGATTGGATCAGAACGCCGGAGGCCTTCGTTGCGCTGGCGGATCGTTCGCTGCGCGGTAAGGCGGTGCTGACGCTCGGTCACTGA
- a CDS encoding SDR family oxidoreductase, translated as MTTLDNKTLVIIGASSGIAARIAADATDQGAQVISVGRPEVDLTEEKSVRALAERVGELDYLVTLAADHANGPVTELDRDAVHRAFDAKVIGPILLAKHFADRFRPGGAMLLFSGVAAWRPAPGRAVMAATNAAAATLAEALAVELAPLRVNALSPGIVDSGAWDGPTKEAFFAAVAARNPARRIGTPADIAAAALLALTNPFLTGTTLHVDGGGRLA; from the coding sequence ATGACAACACTCGACAACAAGACCCTGGTGATCATCGGCGCGAGCTCCGGCATTGCCGCGCGAATCGCCGCCGATGCCACCGACCAAGGCGCACAGGTGATTTCGGTCGGCCGTCCCGAAGTCGATCTCACCGAGGAGAAGTCCGTTCGGGCGCTGGCCGAACGCGTCGGCGAACTCGACTATCTGGTGACGCTCGCCGCGGACCATGCCAATGGCCCGGTCACCGAATTGGATCGCGATGCGGTGCATCGCGCCTTCGACGCCAAGGTCATCGGCCCGATCCTGCTCGCCAAGCATTTCGCGGACCGCTTCCGCCCGGGCGGCGCCATGCTGCTCTTCTCCGGCGTGGCCGCCTGGCGCCCCGCGCCCGGACGGGCTGTCATGGCGGCCACCAATGCGGCCGCCGCCACCCTCGCCGAGGCCCTGGCCGTCGAGCTCGCACCGCTGCGCGTGAATGCCCTCTCCCCCGGCATCGTCGACTCCGGCGCGTGGGACGGGCCCACCAAGGAAGCCTTCTTCGCCGCGGTGGCGGCGCGAAATCCGGCCCGCCGCATCGGAACTCCGGCCGATATCGCCGCGGCGGCCCTGCTGGCACTGACGAATCCCTTCTTGACCGGCACCACGCTGCACGTGGACGGTGGTGGGCGCCTGGCCTGA
- a CDS encoding LysR family transcriptional regulator, translated as MPTLRALEALVAVVDAGSITEAAARLHMSQPALSHQLAALEREIGAPVVERLPRGVRPTAVGRSVLADARLALAAVDRAVAGGRATARGEGGQLRLACAESLTAGLLAPVLRGWLRRNPLVRLALTETTSADELARLIDSGAVDLAIGPRPSRWTGGTEVVGVEEIVAVLPHDHPLADRDHLTLGQLRDQPLIHYHPDNGLAGWLDAQAARREVEFTVAMRTRQAATAAQLAAAGVGIALVPTTAVSAGLPAALRRLRPELSREIVCLLGTPGDPLVRACTAAIQRRGISIPAAIATKLTP; from the coding sequence ATGCCAACTCTGCGTGCCCTGGAAGCCCTCGTCGCCGTGGTGGATGCCGGATCGATCACCGAGGCGGCGGCGCGCCTGCATATGTCCCAGCCCGCGCTCTCGCATCAGCTGGCCGCCCTCGAGCGGGAGATCGGCGCGCCGGTGGTGGAGCGCCTGCCCCGGGGCGTCCGGCCGACCGCGGTGGGCCGCAGCGTGCTCGCCGATGCCCGGCTGGCGCTGGCCGCCGTGGACCGCGCCGTGGCGGGCGGGCGCGCCACCGCGCGCGGCGAGGGCGGGCAACTGCGCCTGGCCTGTGCCGAGAGTCTGACCGCCGGATTGCTCGCGCCGGTCCTGCGCGGCTGGCTGCGCCGAAATCCACTGGTGCGCTTGGCGCTCACCGAGACGACCAGCGCTGACGAACTGGCGCGCCTGATCGATTCCGGAGCGGTCGATCTCGCTATCGGCCCGCGGCCGAGCCGTTGGACCGGTGGTACCGAGGTGGTCGGCGTCGAGGAGATCGTGGCCGTACTGCCGCACGATCATCCACTGGCCGATCGTGATCACCTCACGCTCGGGCAACTGCGCGATCAACCGCTCATCCACTACCACCCCGACAATGGTCTGGCGGGCTGGCTGGACGCACAGGCCGCCCGCCGGGAGGTGGAGTTCACCGTCGCCATGCGTACCCGCCAGGCCGCCACCGCCGCACAACTGGCCGCCGCCGGTGTCGGCATAGCCCTGGTCCCCACGACGGCCGTGTCCGCCGGACTCCCGGCCGCCCTGCGTCGCCTGCGACCGGAGCTGAGCCGCGAAATCGTCTGTCTGCTGGGCACTCCCGGCGATCCGCTGGTGCGGGCCTGCACCGCGGCGATACAGCGCCGCGGCATTTCGATACCCGCGGCGATCGCCACGAAACTGACTCCCTGA
- a CDS encoding PucR family transcriptional regulator, translating to MNTPNTLPGGFVARASTALLERIDDVVDRVAAEIERAEPVYGSLHAVTPEDLRRANRANLESILGHLAGRREAGIAAPRSTGHRRAETGVPLPAVLRAYRIGSGVVWDELLAMAGDDPVASRELLDIASHVWKLVDDYSQALTDGYQETVAEQLRRDARAHDAALDALLSGQVDGARLWEFARTLGIPAQGSYVVVASTTGTAASEALPGVDKGLSMLGVSSAWRVRADSHIGIIALTTRFTEPRLRALLAERSVGRVGISSTFGTLVDASAALRQAELACAATQPGSHQVLGYDDALIPVLVAGSPEVSSALARSILGPILALPEHDREVLLETMRTWFEEDGEVSAVAAALFCHRNTVRFRINRVAELTGRRLTEPRAATEIHLALEARRILGDPATAH from the coding sequence ATGAACACCCCGAACACCCTGCCCGGAGGGTTCGTGGCACGCGCCAGCACAGCACTGCTGGAGCGCATCGACGATGTGGTCGACCGGGTAGCAGCGGAAATCGAACGGGCCGAACCGGTCTACGGCAGTCTGCACGCGGTGACGCCGGAGGACCTGCGGCGCGCCAACCGCGCCAACCTCGAATCCATCCTGGGCCATCTGGCCGGACGCCGCGAAGCGGGTATCGCCGCCCCACGCAGCACCGGCCATCGCCGAGCCGAAACCGGTGTCCCGCTCCCCGCGGTACTGCGCGCCTACCGCATCGGCTCCGGTGTGGTCTGGGACGAACTACTCGCCATGGCCGGGGACGATCCCGTGGCCAGCCGCGAACTCCTCGATATCGCCTCCCATGTGTGGAAGCTGGTCGACGACTATTCGCAGGCGCTCACCGACGGATATCAGGAGACGGTCGCCGAACAACTGCGCCGCGATGCCCGCGCGCACGATGCCGCCCTGGACGCCCTGCTCTCCGGACAGGTGGACGGGGCCCGACTATGGGAGTTCGCGCGCACGCTCGGCATTCCCGCACAGGGCTCCTATGTGGTGGTCGCCTCCACCACCGGCACCGCGGCCTCGGAGGCACTCCCCGGGGTGGACAAGGGCCTGTCCATGCTCGGAGTCTCCTCGGCCTGGCGGGTTCGGGCCGACAGCCATATCGGAATTATCGCTCTCACAACACGTTTCACCGAACCCCGACTGCGGGCGCTGCTCGCCGAACGCAGCGTCGGCCGGGTCGGGATCAGCTCGACGTTCGGCACCCTGGTCGACGCCTCGGCAGCACTACGGCAGGCCGAATTGGCCTGTGCCGCAACGCAGCCCGGCTCCCACCAGGTACTCGGCTACGACGATGCGCTGATTCCGGTGCTGGTGGCCGGATCCCCCGAGGTCTCCAGCGCCCTGGCCCGCTCGATCCTCGGTCCGATCCTGGCTCTCCCAGAACACGATCGCGAGGTCCTGCTGGAAACCATGCGCACCTGGTTCGAGGAGGACGGCGAGGTCTCGGCCGTAGCGGCCGCCCTCTTCTGCCACCGGAACACCGTGCGCTTCCGCATCAATCGGGTAGCCGAACTCACCGGCCGCCGCCTCACCGAACCCCGCGCCGCCACCGAAATCCACCTGGCACTGGAGGCCCGCCGCATCCTCGGCGACCCCGCGACGGCGCACTGA
- a CDS encoding NADP-dependent oxidoreductase: protein MKSTRIVLASRPTGMPQPENFRTETMELEPPGPGQASLQTLYLSLDPYMRGRMSDAPSYAPPVEIDETMCGATVSRVIEADDPALRPGDVVLGYGGWQTHSVEYTRYLRKLDPAAAPLTTALGVLGMPGFTAYSGLLTIGRPAPGETVVVAAATGPVGATVGQIAKIKGARAVGIAGGPRKVALLREKFGFDAAIDHRAPDFAEQLAAATPDGIDVYFENVGGAVLDAVLPRLNKFARVPVCGLVASYNDTELPPGPDRMGLLMSLILRKSLTVRGFIQTEFLDQFGEFHPDVAGWIAQGRLTYLEDVVDGLDNAVSAFQGLLTGTNLGKLSIKVSD, encoded by the coding sequence ATGAAGAGCACTCGCATCGTGCTGGCATCGCGTCCCACGGGTATGCCGCAGCCGGAGAACTTCCGGACCGAGACGATGGAGTTGGAGCCACCCGGGCCGGGACAGGCGTCGTTGCAGACGCTGTACCTGTCGCTGGATCCGTATATGCGCGGCCGCATGAGTGACGCGCCCTCATATGCACCGCCCGTGGAGATCGACGAAACCATGTGCGGGGCAACGGTTTCACGGGTCATCGAAGCCGACGATCCGGCGCTGCGGCCGGGTGATGTGGTACTGGGGTACGGCGGCTGGCAGACGCATTCGGTCGAGTACACACGGTATCTGCGCAAGCTCGATCCCGCCGCCGCACCGCTCACCACCGCACTGGGCGTACTCGGCATGCCGGGCTTCACCGCGTACTCGGGCCTACTCACCATCGGTCGGCCCGCACCGGGTGAGACCGTCGTGGTCGCCGCCGCCACCGGTCCGGTCGGCGCGACGGTCGGTCAGATCGCGAAGATCAAGGGCGCTCGCGCGGTCGGCATCGCCGGTGGCCCGCGCAAGGTGGCGCTGCTGCGCGAGAAGTTCGGCTTCGATGCCGCCATCGACCATCGCGCACCGGATTTCGCCGAACAATTGGCCGCCGCGACCCCGGACGGTATCGACGTCTACTTCGAGAATGTCGGCGGCGCGGTGCTCGACGCGGTGCTGCCGCGCCTCAACAAATTCGCCCGCGTCCCGGTCTGCGGCCTGGTCGCCTCGTACAACGACACCGAACTGCCGCCCGGCCCGGATCGCATGGGCCTGCTCATGTCGCTGATTCTGCGCAAGAGCCTGACCGTGCGCGGTTTCATCCAGACCGAATTCCTGGACCAGTTCGGCGAGTTCCATCCCGATGTCGCGGGCTGGATCGCGCAGGGGCGGCTCACCTATCTCGAGGATGTGGTGGACGGCCTGGACAACGCGGTCTCCGCGTTCCAGGGTCTGCTGACCGGGACGAACCTCGGGAAGTTGAGTATCAAAGTCTCGGATTGA
- a CDS encoding L,D-transpeptidase: MAALIVLIPACSSSTTPNGTPVPDTPVTPAITVTPAQGAGDVDPSAPVEVSTASGVLTTVSLTNDEGRVIDGTFTPDKTAWKPNVQLGYGRTYTLKAEGMAVTGLTGPVTSTFTTIQPANQTKVYLNTTGGEALAEGGTYGVGTVIVAHFDEDITDRAAAQKRLIVKADPPVDGVWYWMDNRNAHWRPRDYYRAGTKISVAANIYGVQVGPGLFGQEDSRVNFVIGPAHVSIADDNTHMVDVFENGNLIRSMPTSMGRGGSETIAGRTITFWTQPGVYTVMDKANPVIMDSSTYGLPINSRLGYKEAIGWATRISTDGIYLHALDSTIWAQGSQDVSHGCLNLSSENARWFFDYALPGDVVEVRNTGGAPLEVWQNGDWGVPWDEWVAGSAR; the protein is encoded by the coding sequence ATGGCCGCGCTGATCGTATTGATTCCGGCGTGCTCCTCCTCCACTACGCCCAATGGCACACCCGTACCGGATACGCCGGTGACACCGGCCATCACCGTCACCCCGGCGCAGGGTGCGGGCGATGTGGATCCCTCGGCCCCCGTCGAGGTGAGCACCGCCAGCGGCGTACTCACCACGGTCTCGCTCACCAATGACGAGGGCCGGGTCATCGACGGCACCTTCACGCCCGATAAGACGGCGTGGAAACCGAATGTCCAGCTCGGTTACGGGCGCACCTACACGCTGAAGGCCGAGGGTATGGCCGTCACCGGTCTCACCGGACCGGTCACCTCGACCTTCACCACCATCCAGCCCGCCAACCAGACCAAAGTGTACCTGAACACCACCGGTGGTGAGGCGCTGGCCGAGGGCGGCACCTACGGGGTCGGCACGGTGATCGTCGCGCACTTCGACGAGGACATCACCGATCGCGCCGCCGCGCAGAAACGCCTGATCGTCAAGGCCGATCCGCCGGTCGACGGGGTCTGGTACTGGATGGACAATCGTAATGCGCACTGGCGGCCGCGGGACTACTACCGGGCGGGCACCAAGATCAGCGTGGCCGCGAACATCTACGGCGTGCAGGTCGGGCCGGGACTGTTCGGACAGGAAGACAGCAGGGTCAACTTCGTCATCGGTCCCGCGCACGTCTCCATCGCCGATGACAACACCCATATGGTCGATGTCTTCGAGAACGGCAATCTGATTCGCTCCATGCCCACCTCCATGGGGCGCGGCGGCTCCGAAACCATTGCGGGACGGACGATTACCTTCTGGACCCAGCCGGGCGTCTATACGGTGATGGACAAGGCCAACCCGGTCATCATGGACTCCTCGACCTACGGGCTGCCGATCAATTCGCGGCTCGGTTACAAGGAGGCCATCGGCTGGGCCACCCGCATCAGCACCGACGGCATCTATCTGCACGCGCTGGACTCCACCATCTGGGCGCAGGGCAGCCAGGACGTCTCACACGGCTGCCTCAACCTGAGCTCGGAGAACGCGCGCTGGTTCTTCGATTACGCGCTACCGGGTGATGTGGTGGAGGTACGCAATACCGGCGGTGCGCCGCTGGAGGTCTGGCAGAACGGCGATTGGGGCGTGCCCTGGGACGAGTGGGTCGCGGGTAGCGCCAGGTAA
- a CDS encoding LppP/LprE family lipoprotein: protein MRRMIGIIAAVAAVTLVTACQDDGTTPAPGGSSASSSVTVAPPGSAQPSATQPTPQSPGTTQPTGNDAPATAGNGRCVDLNSPVVTAALGRLGPNVGGDGFYADSGTEAAVGSCPTLLWVLAGTPRGTASSPWQVMLFNHAGYLGTATKNWTAYTTVVGSSDRSVQIQYRWLAGQDASCCPSGGPVVVTLTLGSDNHTVTPDRDFPTQATDPNSGTAPPVCPVSKSVLLAALKGTDIESRLAKPIELEDQIDCSGDWAMAHSGTHDNTVNRAQVLFHYVAADGGWKPVDLGSALRCTEIGVPSDIATKICH, encoded by the coding sequence ATGAGACGCATGATCGGCATCATCGCCGCGGTCGCCGCGGTCACCCTGGTGACGGCCTGCCAGGACGATGGGACCACGCCCGCACCGGGTGGATCGTCGGCGTCGTCATCGGTCACGGTGGCCCCGCCCGGCTCCGCTCAGCCGTCGGCCACCCAGCCCACACCGCAGTCCCCGGGCACTACGCAACCCACCGGCAACGATGCTCCAGCCACCGCCGGAAACGGCAGATGCGTGGATTTGAACTCCCCGGTGGTCACCGCCGCCCTGGGCAGACTCGGCCCCAATGTCGGCGGCGACGGCTTCTACGCCGACAGCGGCACCGAGGCCGCCGTCGGCTCCTGCCCCACCCTGCTGTGGGTACTCGCCGGAACCCCGCGCGGCACCGCCAGCTCGCCCTGGCAGGTGATGCTCTTCAACCACGCCGGTTATCTCGGCACCGCCACCAAGAACTGGACCGCCTACACCACGGTGGTCGGCTCCTCCGACCGCAGCGTCCAGATCCAATATCGCTGGCTTGCGGGCCAGGACGCCAGCTGCTGCCCGTCGGGCGGCCCGGTGGTCGTCACCCTCACCCTCGGCTCGGACAACCACACCGTAACCCCCGACCGCGACTTCCCCACCCAGGCAACGGATCCGAACTCCGGCACCGCCCCACCCGTCTGCCCGGTCTCCAAATCGGTCCTACTCGCGGCCCTGAAGGGCACCGACATAGAGTCCCGCCTGGCCAAGCCGATCGAGTTGGAAGACCAGATCGACTGCTCCGGTGACTGGGCCATGGCGCACAGCGGAACCCATGACAACACCGTCAACCGAGCCCAGGTGCTGTTCCACTACGTGGCAGCCGACGGCGGCTGGAAACCGGTGGATCTCGGCAGCGCCCTGCGCTGCACCGAAATCGGCGTCCCGTCCGATATCGCGACCAAGATCTGCCACTGA
- a CDS encoding serine hydrolase domain-containing protein: MRTPAFVIPICAVAMLLSGCSTGTVESSAQPSETARVDSVRGDLDALIRSGAVGALATLTGNGVTTVLSAGLADIAARSPIPTDRPQHVRVGSITKTFTAAIVLQLVTEHRVDLDRPVEAYLPGLLVGDGIDGRAITVRQLLGHRSGLPEPIEPAGLNEYEAARGGVTYTPAQEIALALRRPARFAPGARFEYTNTNYLVAGMLIEAVTGRRYTDELRDRIVTPLGLSETYLPGTGETGLREPHPIGYATVEGTVTDETMMEPSMPWTSGALVSTGADLNRFYAALLDGRVVSPALLPQMLDGVDMGEGAGMSYGLGIGYTQLPCGAQFVGHLGGVQGFSAIAGATASGRAITYSYTGTVAAPDLSALLTHALCG; encoded by the coding sequence GTGCGTACCCCAGCCTTCGTCATCCCGATCTGCGCAGTAGCGATGCTGCTGTCCGGCTGCTCGACCGGCACGGTCGAATCCTCCGCTCAACCGTCGGAAACCGCTCGTGTGGACAGCGTGCGCGGCGATCTCGACGCATTGATCCGCTCCGGCGCGGTCGGGGCGCTTGCCACGCTCACCGGTAACGGTGTCACGACCGTCCTGTCCGCCGGTCTCGCCGATATCGCCGCGCGGTCGCCGATTCCGACCGATCGTCCCCAGCATGTCCGGGTGGGGAGTATCACCAAGACCTTCACCGCCGCGATCGTGCTGCAACTGGTGACCGAACACCGGGTCGATCTCGATCGGCCGGTCGAGGCCTATCTGCCCGGTCTGCTCGTCGGCGACGGGATCGACGGGCGGGCCATCACCGTGCGCCAGCTGCTGGGTCATCGAAGCGGGCTACCCGAGCCGATCGAACCCGCGGGGCTGAACGAGTACGAGGCGGCGCGCGGCGGTGTCACCTACACCCCCGCGCAGGAGATCGCCCTCGCCCTACGGCGACCCGCGCGGTTCGCGCCCGGTGCCCGATTCGAATACACCAATACCAACTACCTCGTCGCCGGGATGTTGATCGAAGCGGTGACCGGGCGCCGCTACACCGATGAGCTGCGCGATCGGATCGTGACCCCGCTCGGCCTGTCCGAGACCTACCTGCCGGGCACCGGGGAAACCGGCCTGCGCGAACCGCATCCGATCGGCTACGCCACCGTCGAGGGCACCGTGACCGACGAGACGATGATGGAGCCGTCTATGCCGTGGACATCGGGTGCGCTGGTCAGCACGGGAGCCGATTTGAATCGCTTCTACGCCGCGCTGCTGGATGGCCGGGTGGTGTCACCGGCCCTGCTACCGCAGATGCTCGACGGCGTCGATATGGGCGAGGGTGCCGGGATGTCGTATGGACTCGGCATCGGATACACCCAACTGCCATGCGGCGCACAGTTTGTCGGCCACCTCGGTGGCGTCCAGGGCTTCTCCGCGATCGCCGGCGCCACCGCGTCGGGCAGGGCGATCACCTACTCCTACACCGGCACCGTCGCCGCTCCGGATCTCAGCGCTCTGCTCACCCACGCACTGTGCGGGTGA
- a CDS encoding TDT family transporter, whose amino-acid sequence MTTLTFRPSADAQSPVVESRAAAPSRRVVQPAGAPGDALRGLAPNWFAVVMGTGIIANAAATLPLQFPGMRGFATIVWALAALLLVGLSAAWVAHWRRHPEVARSHGANPVMMQFYGAPPMALMTVGLGTLLLGGDVIGMSAAVTIDWVLWSAGTVLGLISACGIPFRMITRHSFDADAAFGGWLMPVVPPMVSAATGAMLIPHTPAGQPRMTLLFACLAMFGLSLIAAFITITMIWSRLMHHGLPAAGMVATVWIGLGPLGQSVTAAGQLANVADTALPAREAAGLDVFALVFGVPTWGFAMLWLGIAIAVTLHARKAMSFNMTWWGFTFPLGTCVTGSTVLYAHTGAILFAVVAVALFALLLTAWIAVAARTVHGALHGNLLRPAA is encoded by the coding sequence ATGACCACATTGACCTTCCGCCCCAGCGCAGACGCCCAGTCACCTGTTGTGGAGTCGCGGGCGGCCGCGCCGTCGCGCCGTGTGGTCCAGCCTGCGGGTGCGCCCGGCGACGCGCTGCGCGGGCTCGCACCCAACTGGTTCGCCGTGGTGATGGGCACCGGCATCATCGCCAATGCCGCCGCCACCCTGCCCCTGCAATTTCCCGGTATGCGCGGCTTCGCCACCATCGTGTGGGCACTGGCCGCACTGCTGCTGGTCGGACTCTCAGCCGCCTGGGTCGCCCACTGGCGGCGGCACCCCGAGGTAGCCCGCTCGCACGGTGCCAACCCCGTGATGATGCAGTTCTACGGCGCTCCCCCCATGGCGCTCATGACCGTCGGCCTCGGCACCCTACTGCTCGGCGGCGATGTGATCGGCATGTCCGCCGCGGTCACCATCGACTGGGTGCTCTGGAGCGCGGGCACCGTCCTGGGTCTGATCTCGGCCTGCGGCATCCCCTTCCGCATGATCACCCGCCACAGCTTCGACGCGGACGCGGCATTCGGCGGCTGGCTCATGCCCGTCGTACCCCCCATGGTCTCGGCCGCCACCGGCGCGATGCTCATCCCCCATACCCCCGCGGGCCAGCCCCGGATGACCCTGCTCTTCGCCTGCCTGGCCATGTTCGGACTGAGCCTGATCGCCGCCTTCATCACCATCACCATGATCTGGTCCCGGCTGATGCATCACGGCCTCCCCGCCGCGGGCATGGTCGCCACCGTCTGGATCGGCTTGGGCCCCCTCGGCCAATCCGTCACCGCCGCAGGCCAACTCGCCAATGTCGCCGATACCGCCCTGCCCGCCCGCGAGGCCGCCGGACTGGACGTCTTCGCCCTCGTGTTCGGCGTGCCCACCTGGGGCTTCGCCATGCTCTGGCTCGGTATCGCGATCGCGGTGACACTCCACGCCCGAAAGGCCATGTCCTTCAACATGACCTGGTGGGGCTTCACCTTCCCCCTCGGCACCTGCGTCACCGGCAGCACCGTCCTCTACGCCCACACCGGAGCCATCCTCTTCGCGGTGGTAGCGGTAGCCCTCTTCGCCCTGCTGCTCACCGCCTGGATCGCCGTGGCCGCCCGCACCGTGCACGGGGCCCTGCACGGCAACCTGCTGCGCCCCGCCGCCTGA
- a CDS encoding ABC1 kinase family protein: MTERRTSSRSRGTGGTPPVRTAVRNAKIASLPIAFAGRQAAGVAKRARGKSSAEVNQDIQLRTAQHIFEVLGELKGCAAKLGQLLALYELALPPELAEPYRRALAQLQDSTPTMLPGSVHAAMAAEMGASWRWHFREFDDRHAAGASIGQVHHAVWRDGRQVAVKVMYPGAHQAVLGDLEQLRRLSILATVFVPGADVPAVTEAICTSVAEELDYAAEAEHQRVFAAAFADDPDFVVPEVITQRGDVIVSEWLHGTPVTRIIESGAPQERSRVGMLILRFLLSSWARTGLLYCDPHPGNFRVLPDGRLGVVDFGACVAWPQDGFTELVIEVVETALNGTVADLDAALRRHGFVEPGRSYDVEAIAEGIAVVTEPLAQNGFRFTNDWLRRRVRYVMDPRLSNAHRQMTIPAYVTPFARALLTAMGVLCALDTDGPVRGEFARWFPQLAPAFERYDNHRSQPTDLGLVRRLRADPPTRRFSVVS, from the coding sequence ATGACCGAGCGGCGAACCAGCAGTCGTTCAAGGGGTACCGGCGGCACGCCGCCGGTTCGGACCGCGGTTCGCAATGCCAAAATCGCGTCACTGCCCATCGCATTCGCCGGGCGGCAGGCGGCCGGGGTCGCCAAACGGGCGCGCGGGAAATCCTCGGCCGAGGTCAATCAGGACATCCAATTGCGCACGGCCCAGCACATTTTCGAGGTGCTCGGCGAGCTCAAGGGCTGCGCCGCCAAACTCGGACAGCTGCTCGCGCTGTACGAACTGGCACTGCCGCCGGAGTTGGCCGAGCCGTATCGGAGAGCGCTCGCCCAGCTGCAGGACTCCACACCGACCATGCTGCCCGGCAGCGTGCACGCGGCCATGGCCGCGGAGATGGGCGCGAGTTGGCGCTGGCATTTCCGGGAATTCGACGATCGCCATGCCGCGGGCGCCTCCATCGGGCAGGTGCATCACGCGGTGTGGCGGGACGGCCGCCAGGTCGCGGTGAAGGTCATGTATCCGGGTGCGCATCAGGCGGTGCTCGGCGATCTGGAGCAGCTGCGACGGCTGTCGATACTGGCGACGGTGTTCGTGCCCGGGGCCGATGTGCCCGCGGTGACCGAGGCCATCTGCACCAGCGTGGCCGAGGAGCTCGACTACGCGGCCGAGGCCGAACATCAGCGGGTATTCGCTGCCGCCTTCGCCGATGATCCGGATTTCGTTGTGCCCGAGGTGATCACCCAGCGCGGGGATGTGATCGTCAGCGAGTGGCTGCACGGGACACCGGTGACACGGATCATCGAATCCGGTGCGCCACAGGAGCGTAGCCGGGTCGGGATGTTGATTCTGCGGTTCCTGCTGTCGTCCTGGGCGCGCACCGGACTGCTCTACTGCGATCCGCATCCGGGGAATTTCCGGGTGCTGCCGGACGGGCGGCTCGGTGTGGTGGATTTCGGCGCCTGTGTGGCCTGGCCGCAGGACGGATTCACCGAACTGGTCATCGAGGTGGTGGAGACCGCGCTCAATGGCACCGTCGCCGATCTGGATGCGGCGCTGCGGCGGCACGGGTTCGTCGAACCCGGCCGCTCCTACGATGTCGAGGCGATTGCCGAGGGTATCGCGGTGGTCACCGAACCGCTGGCGCAGAACGGCTTCCGTTTCACCAACGACTGGCTGCGGCGGCGGGTGCGCTATGTGATGGATCCGCGGCTGAGCAATGCGCATCGGCAGATGACGATTCCCGCGTATGTGACACCGTTCGCGCGGGCGCTGCTCACCGCCATGGGCGTGCTGTGCGCGCTCGATACCGACGGGCCGGTGCGCGGTGAGTTCGCGCGCTGGTTCCCGCAGTTGGCCCCGGCGTTCGAGCGCTATGACAATCACCGGTCCCAGCCCACCGATCTCGGGCTGGTCCGCCGGTTGCGGGCCGATCCACCGACCCGGCGGTTCTCCGTGGTCAGCTGA